A single region of the Streptomyces sp. NBC_01803 genome encodes:
- a CDS encoding VanZ family protein: protein MSRLTLFRSARSEEPGTRAAGPVLQRGSWGAVLARAAVLAVAFVCMVAFAVALAQVTLVPSPGSAELVHSNLRPGHSIRTYLDQPSRFDTVRQIGGNVLLGLPFGVLLPMLFPRTRGLLRVVVVTALVMVMVEISQGLIVEGRTFDIDDVILNTTGALIGYLLLGRRLGRALHPRRHHWWHAWTRRPGRAPGSGSGSGSGSGSERGAERAAGE, encoded by the coding sequence ATGTCGCGTCTGACGCTGTTCCGGTCGGCGCGGAGCGAGGAGCCCGGGACCCGTGCCGCCGGGCCCGTGCTGCAACGGGGATCGTGGGGGGCCGTCCTCGCGCGGGCCGCGGTGCTGGCGGTGGCCTTCGTGTGCATGGTCGCGTTCGCCGTGGCGCTCGCCCAGGTCACGCTCGTGCCCTCGCCCGGCTCGGCGGAGCTGGTCCACTCCAACCTGCGGCCCGGCCATTCGATCCGCACCTATCTCGACCAGCCCTCCCGGTTCGACACCGTCCGGCAGATCGGCGGCAACGTGCTGCTCGGCCTGCCGTTCGGCGTCCTGCTGCCGATGCTCTTCCCGCGCACCCGGGGGCTGCTGCGGGTGGTCGTGGTCACAGCGCTGGTCATGGTGATGGTGGAGATCTCGCAGGGCCTGATCGTCGAGGGCCGCACCTTCGACATCGACGACGTGATCCTCAACACGACGGGCGCGCTGATCGGCTATCTCCTGCTCGGCCGGCGGCTGGGCCGGGCGCTGCATCCGCGCCGTCACCACTGGTGGCACGCGTGGACCCGGCGGCCGGGGCGGGCTCCGGGGTCGGGGTCCGGGTCGGGGTCCGGGTCGGGATCGGAGCGGGGGGCGGAGCGGGCCGCCGGGGAGTGA
- a CDS encoding M23 family metallopeptidase, with protein MRSIRVALLALGALFATVLTAPPAQAAPTFKAPFACGQQWTYSHHSAEVRRALDFVRGDGGTTNNAPVLASAAGTATRYNQPGGAGQYIVIDHGGGWKTYYFHLNAYSVATGQFVNQGQQIGTTGSTGNSSGPHIHYEQLYNGVGQNIVINGQSLPYPSSYYVNYLTSDNGCGGSTAKYWVDTFARTDGYATASTTSPQGALYAGTNYVYCKVWGENYSGAYGYNHWWLRTDLDETYPGGNGRGAYVPAYFLSRWGNDEARDNNGTVIPDC; from the coding sequence ATGCGCTCGATACGAGTCGCCCTGCTCGCACTCGGAGCCCTGTTCGCCACCGTGCTGACCGCGCCGCCCGCCCAGGCCGCGCCCACCTTCAAGGCGCCGTTCGCCTGCGGGCAGCAGTGGACCTACAGCCACCACTCGGCCGAGGTGCGCCGCGCGCTGGACTTCGTCCGCGGCGACGGCGGCACCACCAACAACGCCCCCGTTCTCGCCTCCGCCGCCGGCACCGCCACCCGCTACAACCAGCCCGGCGGGGCGGGGCAGTACATCGTCATCGACCACGGCGGCGGCTGGAAGACCTACTACTTCCACCTCAACGCCTACTCCGTCGCCACCGGCCAGTTCGTCAACCAGGGCCAGCAGATCGGCACCACCGGATCGACCGGCAACTCCAGCGGCCCGCACATCCATTACGAACAGCTCTACAACGGCGTCGGCCAGAACATCGTGATCAACGGCCAGTCGCTGCCGTATCCGTCCTCGTACTACGTCAACTACCTGACCAGCGACAACGGTTGCGGCGGCAGCACCGCCAAGTACTGGGTGGACACCTTCGCCCGGACCGACGGTTACGCCACCGCCTCCACCACCTCGCCGCAGGGCGCCCTCTACGCGGGCACCAACTACGTGTACTGCAAGGTCTGGGGAGAGAACTACAGCGGCGCCTACGGATACAACCACTGGTGGCTGCGCACCGATCTGGACGAGACCTATCCCGGCGGGAACGGACGCGGGGCCTACGTTCCCGCCTATTTCCTCAGCCGGTGGGGTAACGACGAGGCCAGGGACAACAACGGCACGGTCATCCCCGACTGCTGA